A window from Citrus sinensis cultivar Valencia sweet orange chromosome 3, DVS_A1.0, whole genome shotgun sequence encodes these proteins:
- the LOC107177986 gene encoding uncharacterized protein LOC107177986: MKLFSELGCCCRPTGQRLETEESPKNCVQVVLVGSGDRSSCSMRKRMNGSKFWRPELSVILEDRVVSFLESDHHQDQEKENADRYDDKNEDIVSYKSRSTAKRSRKNFMRMIIQTLSPTPYVF; encoded by the exons atgaAGCTTTTTTCTGAATTGGGTTGCTGTTGCCGGCCGACGGGGCAGCGGCTTGAAACGGAGGAATCGCCGAAGAACTGTGTCCAGGTTGTGCTAGTGGGTAGTGGGGACCGGAGTTCATGTTCGATGCGAAAGAGGATGAATGGGTCCAAGTTTTGGAGACCGGAGCTGTCGGTGATATTAGAAGATAGGGTTGTTTCATTCTTGGAGAGTGATCATCATCAagatcaagaaaaagaaaatgctgaTCGGTATGATGATAAAAATGAAGATATTGTGTCGTATAAAAGTAGATCAACGGCTAAGCGTAGCAG GAAAAACTTTATGCGGATGATTATACAAACATTGTCGCCAACGCCGTACGTGTTCTGA
- the LOC102621993 gene encoding cell division cycle protein 48 homolog — MMSTKVSADDDRLEFRKAKSPNRLIVEEALQDDNSVVGLHPLTMEKLDIFKYDTILIKGKRRRNTICTAVDDDTCDASKIRMNKVVRSNLRLRLGDLVSVKICNDVVNATKMHVLPLHDTIEGITGNLFDVYLKPYFLGHYRPVRKGDLFLVRGGMRSVKFKVVDTEPGEYCHITPKTEIFCEGEPLKREDEDRLDDVGYEDVGGVRKQLGQIREVVELPLRHPQIFKALGVKPPKGILLHGPPGTGKTLLARAIANETGCYFLCINGPEIMSKMAGESESNLREAFNVAEKNAPSIIFIDEIDSIAPKREKTHGEVEKRIVSQLLTLMDGMKSRAHVMVIGATNRPNSIDPALRRSGRFDKEIDIGVPDEVGRLEVLRIHTKNMKLAEDVNLETVARETHGFVGADLAALCTEGAMQCIREKMDLIDLEEDTIDAEVLSSMYVTNENLNAAVAITSPSALREIAVEVPNVRWADIGGLDTVKRELQETVQYPVEHPEMFEKFGMSPSRGVLFYGPPGCGKTLLAKAIANECQANFISIKGPELLTMWFGESEANVRDVFDKARQSAPCVLFFDELDSIAIQRGSSVGDGGGVDRIVNQLLTEMDGLSAKKTVFVIGATNRPDMIDPALLRPGRLDQLIYIPLPDEHSRLQIFKSCLRKSPVSKDIDLKAIAKYTHGFSGADITEICQRACKCAIREEIEKDIKKGQRENPEGAAGEVAEIKKEHFEESMKYARRSVSDSDVRKYQAFANTLQQSRGFGSSAAANNVIPVSSFANGDGYGDLYD; from the coding sequence ATGATGAGCACTAAAGTCTCTGCTGATGATGATAGATTGGAGTTCAGAAAAGCAAAATCACCGAATAGGTTGATTGTTGAGGAAGCTCTTCAAGATGACAATTCTGTGGTTGGCCTGCATCCTTTAACAATGGAGAAGCTTGATATATTCAAATACGACACCATCTTAATcaaaggaaagagaagaaggaATACAATATGTACGGCAGTTGATGATGATACTTGCGACGCAAGTAAAATCAGAATGAATAAGGTGGTGAGATCAAATCTGAGACTGAGGCTCGGAGACTTAGTTTCTGTGAAAATTTGCAATGATGTTGTGAATGCAACGAAGATGCATGTCCTGCCTCTTCATGATACCATTGAAGGCATTACTGGGAATCTTTTCGATGTTTATTTGAAGCCTTATTTTCTTGGACATTATCGTCCTGTGAGGAAAGGGGATCTTTTTCTTGTAAGGGGAGGAATGAGGAGTGTTAAGTTTAAGGTTGTTGACACTGAACCTGGGGAGTACTGTCATATTACGCCAAAGACTGAAATCTTTTGCGAGGGGGAGCCTCTGAAaagagaagatgaagataGGCTTGATGACGTTGGTTATGAAGATGTGGGCGGTGTGAGGAAACAACTGGGACAAATTAGAGAGGTGGTGGAGTTACCATTAAGGCATCCTCAGATTTTTAAGGCTCTTGGTGTTAAGCCACCTAAAGGGATTTTGCTCCATGGACCACCTGGTACAGGAAAGACTTTGTTAGCAAGAGCTATTGCTAATGAGACAGGATGCTATTTCCTCTGTATCAACGGGCCAGAGATTATGTCTAAGATGGCTGGTGAGAGTGAGAGTAATCTGAGGGAAGCATTCAATGTAGCCGAAAAGAATGCTCCTTCGATTATATTTATTGATGAGATTGACTCTATTGCTCCTAAACGTGAGAAGACACATGGTGAAGTTGAGAAAAGGATTGTTTCTCAGCTATTGACACTTATGGATGGGATGAAATCTCGAGCACATGTGATGGTTATTGGAGCAACAAATCGGCCTAACAGCATTGACCCTGCTTTGAGAAGATCTGGCAGGTTTGACAAGGAAATAGATATTGGTGTTCCAGATGAAGTTGGTCGCCTTGAGGTTCTTCGAATTCATACTAAGAACATGAAGCTTGCAGAGGATGTTAATTTGGAAACGGTGGCCAGGGAGACACATGGTTTTGTGGGTGCAGATCTTGCAGCTCTCTGCACTGAAGGTGCAATGCAATGCATACGAGAGAAGATGGATCTGATTGATTTAGAAGAAGACACTATCGATGCTGAGGTTCTCAGCTCCATGTATGTAACAAATGAGAACTTGAACGCTGCTGTTGCAATCACCAGCCCTTCAGCTCTGCGCGAAATTGCTGTTGAAGTACCGAATGTTAGATGGGCAGACATCGGTGGTCTTGATACAGTCAAGAGGGAGCTTCAAGAGACTGTTCAGTATCCGGTGGAGCATCCTGAAATGTTCGAAAAATTTGGCATGTCACCTTCAAGAGGTGTTCTCTTTTATGGCCCTCCTGGTTGCGGCAAAACTTTGCTGGCAAAGGCCATTGCTAACGAATGCCAAGCCAATTTCATCAGCATCAAGGGTCCTGAGCTCCTCACAATGTGGTTTGGTGAGAGTGAAGCCAATGTTAGGGATGTTTTCGACAAAGCTCGTCAGTCTGCCCCATGTGTTCTCTTCTTTGACGAGCTGGATTCCATTGCTATCCAAAGAGGAAGCAGTGTTGGAGATGGTGGCGGCGTGGATAGAATAGTGAATCAGCTTCTGACTGAAATGGATGGCTTGTCAGCCAAGAAAACAGTCTTTGTGATAGGGGCAACCAACAGGCCTGATATGATAGACCCTGCACTTCTAAGGCCGGGGCGCCTCGATCAATTGATATACATACCACTGCCAGACGAGCATTCAAGGCTGCAAATTTTCAAGTCATGTCTAAGAAAGTCTCCCGTCTCAAAAGACATCGACTTGAAAGCTATTGCAAAGTATACACATGGATTCAGTGGAGCTGACATCACTGAAATATGTCAAAGGGCTTGCAAGTGTGCAATCAGAGAAGAGATTGAGAAGGATATCAAGAAAGGGCAAAGGGAAAATCCTGAAGGTGCTGCAGGTGAAGTGGCCGAAATTAAAAAGGAGCACTTTGAGGAATCAATGAAGTATGCTCGTAGAAGTGTAAGCGACTCTGATGTACGCAAGTACCAGGCTTTTGCTAATACATTGCAACAGTCCAGGGGCTTCGGATCATCAGCAGCTGCCAATAATGTGATTCCAGTGTCATCCTTTGCCAACGGAGATGGATACGGCGATCTCtatgattga